The Thalassomonas actiniarum genome contains the following window.
CCGTGCCCCTGGAGCAGGCGATTCAACATCAGAAAAAGGTCAACCCCAACCTGGTGGCCGCCCATGAAAATATTCTGGCGCTAACGGCGCAAAACCAATGTTAAGCCAAATAAACTTATCAACACGGCTTACCGCCCCCCTTCCCTTGCCTGCCTTCCCTTGCCAGCTCTTTAGGGCAAAGCTTACGCGGTTAGCTTTTCACAGCAATAACCTGCACCACAGCGGCTTGCCCTGTATGGTATATCCCTTCAACAACACTGCGCTGTAATTCTTTTAAATGAAGAAAATTCAGCTCTGCCAGTTCGCGGCGCAGCATTTGTGCCGTTATCATAGTATCTGCTGAATTCCCGCCCCCGGTGCCAAAACTGAGTTGCTCCGGGGTATAGTTTTCCAGCAGGAGAACCCCTTGAGGTTTTAAAGCCGCCATCACTTTTTCATGCAGCTTTTGCCTAAATGAAGAAGGCAAAGGGCAAAAAATGGAAACAATACCGTCCCATTGGCACTGCCCCGGCTCGTAATCCGCTAAATCAGCATGAATGCATTCTATGCTCACCCCGTTTTCCTGCGCTAATGCTTGCGCTTTAGCCAACCCCACCCGCGACGAGTCCACCGCAGTCACCTGATACCCGAGCCTAGCCATAAAAACAGCGTTACGCCCTTCCCCTTCAGCCAGGCTCAACACTTTACCTTTTGGTATTGCACCAACGTTTTCCTGTAAAAATTCATTAGGCTTAGTGCCGTATGCATACTCTTTTGTCGCGTATCTTTGATCCCACATAAGTTTTCCTTTTTTCTTTATATTGTGCTCAATTAACTTTAAAACTATGATACAAGTTCAAGTCAACTTGAAGTCAAGCACATATTTAAGGGGAAGATCTGTGGATATCGCCAAGGTCGCCAAAGCCAGCGGATTACCGGCCTCAACGCTGAGGTATTATGAAGAAATAGGATTGATTCAATCAAATGGCAGAAACGGCTTACGCAGGCTTTTCCATGCAAGTGTCATTGACAGGTTAGCCCTTATTTCCCTTGGACAAAATGCCGGGTTATCACTCGATCAAATTGGCGGCATGCTGACCGCCAAGGGAGCAGATATAGACAGGGAACTGTTGCTGGCAAAGGCGGATGAACTGGACAAAAAAATCAAAGCGCTGACTTCTATGCGCGACGGACTGCGCCACGCCGCGGCCTGCAAGGCAGAAAATCATTTTCAGTGCCCGAAGTTTTTGAGGCTGTTAAACCTTGCCCCGAAAACACGTTTAAGTAAAGCAAGTAAAAAAGCAGGTTAGCTTTTTGATAACCAACAGGCTTTTGATTCCAGATGCAGTTCTTTGATTTCAGGTAAGGACAATTCATGATCAAAAGCCGCCAGTGCTATCGCCACCCATTCGGGAAAACGCTCACTGCAGCCCCATTCGATATTTGAGCCGCAGCGGCGACAAAATTTACGTAAAATATCCTCAGAGGAGTTATAAACGGATAACTTGTCTTCCCCCTGCAGGTAGTTAACATCATCTCGCCTGAAACGGGCATAGGTGGCGTAAGCCGCCCCGTGCTGCTTTCGGCACATAGTACAATGGCAATGCGATACCTTAACCGGCTCGGCATCGATTTGGAGTTTTATCGCGCCACAAAGGCAGCTGGCTTTATTCATCTTCAATTCCCTGACTCATCACTCTCTTACTATACAAGCCATTGATAGTTAATGTAAATAAAGACAGAAAAGATTAAAACTTGGTTTGAAAACTTAATTCAACCGCTCTTGGCGGGGCAATGCCTATTTGGTTGGGATAAAAGATATCGCCCCAGGGGGCATAGTCTTCATCCAGTATATTACGGGCATTGATAGAGATGCGTAACTTGTCCAGGGTATAGGCGGCAAAGGCATTCACCACCATATAATCCTGTAAGGTGACGGTATTTTCAAAGTTAGTATGGCGTTTGCTTATGTAACGCACTCCCCCGCCCAACTCCAGCGGTAACCCGGCAATGTTATTAACACTGAACCAGGCATTGGCCACCCACTTGGGTACATTCGGCGGGGTATTGCCGCTGGCATCAACACCAAAGTCCGGATCCAGGTAATCCTCATACTTAGCCCGGGTATAGGCAAAATTTCCCCCCACCCGCCAGTTTTGCGATAAACGCCCGGAAGCGGCAAACTCTATCCCTTTCGCCACCTGGCTGCCTGAATTCCCCACACTATCATGTGTCACCAGCAAGAGAATATTTTCCCGTTTAGTTTTATAAATCGCCGAGGTCATTTCGATGTTGCCGTCGGCGGATACCGATTTAACACCCAGCTCAAGCTGGCTGATATCGGTAAAATCAAAGTTTTCATTGGCGTTAACCAGGTAGATATTTGAACCCACGGGATCATGGCCGGTGCTGAACTGGCCATAGACAGAGAGATTTTCTGTCAGCTGATAACTCGATGCCAGCCGGTAAGAAGTGGGTTTAAACGTTCTTTTAAAGCTGTCTTCAACAATAAAAATGCCATTTTCATCAAAATTATCCCGGGTGGTATCAATGAAATCTTTACGTATTCCCAGGGATAAATGCCAGTCATCGTTGAGAAACACAGTATCTTCAACCATGATGGCAAACTCATCTATTTTGGTCGGACTGAGCCTTTTATCAAGCGGACCAAACAGGCCGGCGACGGGTTGGTACGGATCAACACTGTCGCCGTCAGGAAATCCACGGGCACGTTCAAAATCTGTGCGGGCATAGTCCAGCCCGATCGTCAACTGATGCTCAACTTGACCGAGCAAGTGTTCGATATTGATATCGAGTTGGTTGCCGTAAAATTGATGATCATGGAAGACAAAAAACCTGTCCCGGTCGAGCAAAGAGGTTTGTGGGTTAAAAACATAGCTTTCGGCATTTTTCCATGCCCGGTCGGCGCTAAAGTGAAACAAAGTATTTTTCACTTTTACCCTGCTGCTTGGCTGCCAGTTAGCCGTGATTTTGCTCCATAAATGCTCAGAATCCGATCTTTGGTCGTCAATATTATAATTATTAAACCTTAACTGCTGATCCAGTACCGAGCCATTATCAGTGTTGATAATCCCCGAAATGGGCTCCCGGGAAAAAGGTGCCGGTACCAGCGGGGTCCCCCAGTAAGCGGGTAAGTCATCGTCTAAATAATCAAAACTGAGCAGCATATCCAATGACGGCGACACCTGCCACAGCATGGACGCTGTGATATTAAAGGAATAAGAGTCAGTATCATCAACCCAACCGTTAGAGGCAGCACGGTTAATATCAACACGATAGGCCAGCTTATCGGTAACAGGTCCGGAGCGGCCAATGCCCCATTCGCTGCTGTCAAAGCGGCTATAGGCGCCAAACAATTCGGTGGCGCTTTCCTGGCCAATCACAGGCTTTTTGGTGATCATATTGATAATACCGGAAGCCGTTGGCGCAGCAAAATGTAAAGAAGCCGGCCCTTTTAAAATCTCCACCTGCTGCAGGTTAAAGGTATTATGTGGCCGCATTGTCATAGATGCCGGGCCAAGGCGGATACCGTCGCGCAATACAATAACAGAGTCGCGGATAAAACCGCGCATGGAAAAGCTCGACGGCTCTGCCGGTGACTCCCCGGAAATCACCCCGACAAGATGTTCGGCCGCTTCGGTAACCGTTTTCAACCCCCTGGCACGCATGGTCCGGCTGTTGATCACTTCCACCGATAACGGCAGTTGCATCGCGCTCAGCTCAAAGGGATTGGCGGTTTTTATCGCCTGCCCCAGGCCAAGGTCGCGTACCGCGGCCCCGGCAATGTCGATTTCCAGCAATGCCTTTAACGATAACTCCGGCATATATTCATCTATCGGCTCTTGGGCAGTCGCAGGAGGTAAACCGATAAAAAACAGGAAAATAAAATAAACCCGTCGGGAGCACAAAAGCATAACGTCCCCTAAGTTATAGTGATAATAATAGCCAGGTTTATTTTCTAGTATAGAGCCTATTGGCGGGTACGGGACAAATACAAGCCTGGATTACAGGGGGAGGCAGGGGAATGGCTGTTTTTTGCAAAGGATTTTTTACAGCTAACTCCCCCTTAGCCGGGATAACATCAAGGGCTATTTGTCATCCCTATACCGGTCTGAGGGGCAGTAAAAATTTAGCGATTGAGAACCGCTAACAGTTAATCGCCTGTTTTACCTTCTCTTTATAGCTGCGGCTGACTTTAAGCTCTTTGCCGTTTTTCATCACCAGGAAATATTCACCGTTTAACTGGCTGCAAAACTTTTCGATATAGTTTTTGTTAACCATGCTGGAGCGGTGACTGCGGATAAAAACTTTCGGATCCAGGATCTCTTCCAGCTGCTTCATGGTTTTACGCAATATATGGGTGCCCTCGCCGGTATAAACACACATATAATCCCCCGCGGCATCTATCCATAAGATATCTTTGACCATCACCCGGGTAACTTCGCCGCCATCTTTAATCGCCAAGACATCGGTATACTGGGTCAGGTTTTCACTCAATTTGTCCCCGTCATTACTGGCGAGCTGTTCCAGTATTTTTTCACAGTCGTTGCCGGTCACATCACTGACCAGGCGCACCAGTTTAGACTTATGATCACTGTCCTGCTGCACTTGCTTATGCTGGCGTATTTTATCGAGTGCCTGGCTTAACCTCAGTTCATCCACAGGTTTTAACAGGTAATCTATGGCATGTACTTCAAACGCTTTAATGGCATATTGATCAAAAGCGGTCACAAACACCACCATAGGCATGGGCAGTCCCTGTGCGATAATTTGCTCGATCACGCCAAACCCGTCCAAACCCGGCATCTGGATATCGAGAAACATCAGCTCCACCTGACCGCCGGCAAGGGTTTCAATCGCCTCACGGCCGTTACTGCACTGGGCCTGAATATCAATATCGCTGTGGGCTTGCAAACGTACCGCTAAGCCTTTTCTGGCAAGGGGCTCGTCATCAACTATGATGGTTGATAGTGGGCTGTTCATTACTACTGTCCTAACTCATACGGGATGCGGATATTTACTTTAACACCTGAAGGCTGATTATTGGAGACCACAAGGGAAAAATTATCCCGGTAAAGGGCCTGTAACCGCTCGCGGCTGTTCACTAAGCCCACCCCGCACTCACGGAATAAGTTGCCGTTTTTGATCTCTGCCCCCGGGCCGTCGTCTGCCAGTTCAATCAAGAGGTCATTGCCAAAACGGCTGACCGAGACGGTAATGCTGCCTCCCTGCTCCTGCACGGCAATGGCATGTTTAATCGCGTTTTCCGCCAGGGGTTGTAAAATCATGCTCGGCACTAAAGCCTGCTGACATTCTTCATCAATATTAAAATGTACCTGCAAACGTTCTTCAAAACGCACCTTTTCAATATCCAGGTATAAGGACAGCGCCTGAATTTCACTTTGCAGTGTCACCCGTTTCATCGGATCCTTATCCAGGGAGTAGCGTAAAAATTCGCTGAGCTTAGTCACCATGCCATTGGCCAGATCATTTTCTTTCACCAAAATCAAAGTGGAAATGGCGTTAAGGGTATTAAAAAGAAAATGCGGATTCAGCTGATAGCGCAGCATTTTCAGCTGGGCCTGATGGGCGACGGTATTGGCCTTAAGCACATTCTGCCGCTCTTTTTGCAGCATCTGGTAATACTTGATACCGAAATACAAACCGCTCCAGCTAAGGATGATATAAAACGCCCAGACACTGGATTTGGTATACAAAAGCCAAAAATCAGGCCGGTAGCCGTGTTTATAGATTTCCCAATAATTGAAATTTTTCACCACCTGCCACAGGACACCGGTAGCATAAGAGGCCAGGATCACCACGATGGCTATTTTAAGCGGCGATAAATTCCAGGCCCGGCGGTAAATATAGCGCAGGGGCACAGTGAATAACCAGCCGGCATAGGCATTGAGAAAAATGATGATGACAAAGATATCACGGGAGTCATGCAACAATGACCCGAGATAATGTACTAAGGCAAAACCAAACCAGCCTGCTGTATGTAATAACCAAAAAAAGCGGTTATTGTTTTCGACTAAATCTTTCCAATTCACACAAAATAACCAATAACATGTCCTAACGATATTATGCGCCGCTTCCCTTGGTGACGCACTACCATTAATCGTAACTTCTCAGCAGCTTATCTCATTCTCCGGGTAAAAATCAGCAAAAAGTTGATGAAAGCTGCCATCGGCCAGGGCAAGTTCGTCCAGCAGGACAAACTGACGGCTTGCCTGCACCATAAATTGCTTGTCGCCGCTTTCGTGCTGATACACCAGATACCACAAGGCATTGATCAAATAGCAAAATGCCAGATAGTGACAAAGTTTGTCGCTGTATTGGCCATTCAACAAAAAAGTATTAAGCGGTACTTGCTCAAGCAGCGCCAGCATATCCGGCTGCGGGATCTCATTGACCGCGATCAGCATCGCCAAATCAAACTCTTTTTCCGCCAGGGCGCAGCATTCAAAGTCGATTAACCAGGCCGTGCTTGTCTCAATCGCCTTATCTGTATCCCCTGGCTGTGTTGCCAGAAGAATATTGGAGAAGTTGATATCCCCATGGCAGGGAACCAAAGGACCGGGTGTGATCCCGGCTGTGATTTTCCCTGTCAGTTTATTCACCTGCGCCTCCTGGGCCACCGTTAATTCACCGGATAAGGCAGAGGCTAATTCGCTTATCACCAGCGCCATATCCAACACCGGCAAGGCCACCTCCAGCTGATGGCAAGAAGCCATTAAATCCAGGGCTAAGGCAGCTTTTTCACGGATGTTAAGTGTACTTGATGATAACGGCTCACCGTCAATATAGCGACAAATAAGGTAATCGGGATCCTGATAAACCACAGCAGGAGAAATACCGGCCTTGGCCGCCGCCAAAGAAAACGACACTTCATTGTCAGCGCCGGGCAGCAAGTCTTCCTTATCAAAGACCTCATCACCGCCGCTAGAGTGCCCGGCAAAGCTCTTTACAAAACTCTTCACAAAAAAAGCCTGCCCGCGGTCAATCACCTTGACGCAGGCCTGGCTATAACCGGAAGTGATCGCAGTAATGCTGTCAATATGATGAAAACAAGGCAAGCTGCTTAATGCATCATAAGCCGGGGCAGTATCTTGTATAACAGGTAAGGCCATAGGGGTATAGACTAAGTTAAGGCAACTTTAGCTTCGCCGGAAAAGCTTTGTTTCCAATGATAGTAACCATAAGCGGCGATAACGACATACAGGCCAAAAAGCACTGCGGTCGGGGTCAGGTCTTTTTCCAGGTACAGATAAATCGACACCAGATCAATCACCACCCAGTACAACCAATTCTCCAGGACTTTTTGCGCTACCAGGTAAGTGGCAAAAACCGCAAACACCGTAGTTGCACTGTCAAAATAGGGAAAATGTGCCTGAGTATAATTGGCCATCACATAACCCAGGCCAAGACTGACAAGTGCTAACACGGCAATCACCTTAAGGTGCAAGAGCAGCGGCCAGCTCTGGATCCCCTCCCCTCCCTGTTCGGCGGTGCTGACATTGTTAACGGGCATATTCTTGCTCTTTTGCCAGCAAAACCAGCCATAGACAGCCATCAGCAAATAATACACCTGCAGCAGGGAGTCCATAAATAAATAGACATCATAAAAAATGGCGGTGTAAATCGCGGTGCTGATAAAAGCCGCCGGCCAGCACCAGACATTGCCTTTTGCCGCCAGCACCACATAAAGCAAGGAGGTTAATACCGCCGCCAGCTCCAGCAAAGGCAGGGAAGTAAAATAGTTTACCGTTTCCAAAAATACAGCTTCAGTCATTATTGCTATCAACCTTTTTCTGCTTCAACTACAGAGCGGTCGCCGTTAATAAATTTACAAACAAACACTGCGGCATCAACATTTTGGTGCACCTGTTTAATTTCTGCCATCACATGGCTTACCGCCAGGTCATAGTCGCCAAAAACCTGGGTGCTCATGCCATTGGTCACGACTTTAAGGCCATCAATGCCCCGCAGCCGTTTGATAAAGGCCCAGATCTCATCTTTAAACTTAAGCTCGGCCAGGGGATACAAGCTGATCTCAATTGATATTTTCATCGTTTATCTCCTCATTACCCTCTTTAGATAAGGTTAACCTTATCTGTCCGCAAAGGTTTATACCAGTGCTTGCGCGGTTTATCCAACCCCCGCCAAACACGCAAATGCCACTTTCACCGCGAAAGTGGCATTTTATGCAGATATGTTCAACCAGTGAATTAAATTAACTCAGGTTAAAATTCATAACTCGCGGTTATCCCCAACTGACGCGGCGCACCGTAACGGACATATTTTTTATTGGCCCAGTCAAGGTCGGGCTCATTGCCAAAATAAAAGCCACGGGTGCCGTATTTTTCATCGGTCAGGTTACGGGCCCAGAGATAAACCGCCCATTGATCGGCTTCATAACCGATACGGGCATTGACTAAATTACTGCCGTCGGCTTTCTCATCGTGGCTGTCGGAGTAATAGAAATCACTCTTGCCGGATAAGCTGACATGGCTGAACCAGCCGTTATCCGCGCGGTAGGTCAGCCCGGCACTGTAGGTATATTCCGGGGCATGGGCCAGTTCACGGTCGGAAATGTCCACTTCGCTACCGTATTTATCCTGATAGGCATAATCATCGTAACTGGCATTGAGATAACCGATACTGGCATCAAAGCTCAGTTGCTGGTTTATCGCCCAGTTCAGATCAAACTCCACCCCGTAACTGGTTGAACTGGCGGCATTGGCGGTATAAATAATAAAACGCTGCGGCTCGTCCGGATTTTGCTGCGAGGCATTCACTTGCTGATCTTGCCTGTCCATATAAAACACGGCAAGGTTAGTGCTCAGTCCCAGCTCGGCAAACTGGCTTTTTAATCCCAGCTCATAGTTGATCAGGGTTTCGGTATCAAACTCTTTATAGCGGCTCAGCTCTCCCGGCAAACCCATATTAAAACCACCGGCCTTATAACCCTTTGAAATGCGGGCATAAGCGCCATGCTCGTTGTTTAATTGCTTGCTCAGGGCAAGATGGCCGCCCCACATGTTTTCAGAAGGCGAGAATTCATCTCCCTGGCTGTCATCATAATCTGTGCTGCGGTGCTCAAAACGCAGGCCGGCAGACAGCTGATAACCCCGGCTTAACTCGCTGTCGAGCTGAGCAAAAATGGCAACATTTTCAGCCTGGTATTCTGAATCCAGTACTTCGTCCGGCCAGCCGTTATAGCTGGAGTCGAGATCATTTTCTTCATCCAGTTTACTGAAATAGAGGCCACCGAGCCAGTCGGTGCTGCCGTTAAAGAGCCGTCCCGATTCGTTAGAGCTTAACCTGATTTCCTGGCTGTAGCTGGTGCGCTCTGCCCGCTTATCCCAAAGATAATCATAGGTACAACCTATCATATCGTCAGACTCGCCGTTGCCGTTTTCATCGTAATAATCCACGCACGGCTTGCTTTGCCAGTACTCGGGGTTGGCCCAGTCGCCGTCATAGGCGTGTTGATGGTCGGTATCGCTCATGCTGGTGATAGATGTTAAGACAAACTGCTCAAACCCGGTATACCGGGCTTTAACGGCCAACCCGTTTGATTGCTGGTTATCGACACCCGGCTGATCCGATAAGGTATCAAAACCATTGTTGTCTAAGGTCCAGGCATCAAAGCCGTTGTCTAAATCCGCGTGCAGATAAGTCAAGTCCAGCGTCAATTCATCTGAGGCCAGGTAACGCAGCTTTAACTTACCGGTAAATTCATCGATACCATTGCTATCGTCACGGCCCAGGTACTTGTTGTCCCGGTAACCGTTTTGTTTATGCTGCTCAAACACCGCCCGGTAAAATAACTTTTCGGTAACGGGCCCTGAGCTATAACCGCTATAGGTTTGCAAATCGTCATCGCCCAGGGTGGTTTGCACCCCGTGTTCAAAGGTTTCGGTCGGGGCATTTGACTGGATATATATCAATCCGGCAAGGGCATTGGCGCCATAACGCGTGCCCTGCGGGCCGCGCAGCACTTCAACCTGGCCGACATCATACATATTCGCCGCCATCCCTAAACCGGACATGTCGATATCATCAAGGATAAAACCAACAGATGAATTTGGCGCACCGCGATATTCAGAGCGCTCGCCTACCCCGCGGATCTGGAAATATTTAGGCCTGGAGGTACCGCCGGCAAAATTAAGGTTGGCCACCTTATTGATCACTTCTTCAAAGTGCTGGCCGCCTTCGTCGATAATTTGCTGCTGATCGATCACCGCGACACTCACCGGCACTTCGGCCAGGCTCTGCTGCCTGAAATCTGAGGTGACGGTAATGTGCTCAAGATCATTGTCAAATGAAAAAGCAAGGGGTTGGTACAAGGCCGCGCTTATGGCGATAACCAGTGGAGATTTAAACATAATTACTTCAATTCTTTTGGGAATTGACGCAAGGAAATTTGGGAAGTTATAACGCCGGTTTATGTGCTCACCAGGCTATTTTTCAACCATTCCTACGCCAGTACTATCCGGTTCAGGTTCTAAGGGTTCGAATCTTTCGTCTCAGCACGGTTTTGATGGTTTATTATCCGTATAACGCATAATAAACCATCATAACCAGGCACCCCTTGGCTCGGCAGGCATATTAGCAATTTATTGCTAAATGTCCACCACAGAAGGTAAATAATTTTAGCTTAAAATACTTAGGGTAAATCCCTACAAAAAGCAGGTATTTGGCAATATTCACTATCACCGGCTATAAATGTTCGCAACCAGGTGAAGATCATCACCTAGACTCAACACAGAGATTTATTTTATCCGGGTCAGCAAACGGGGAACACCAATGAAAGTCGCCTTTACTCCGGGGAAAAATATTGCCATAAAAACCCCCGCACATGAATACGCCGCTGTAGTGCATTTTTATCAAGAAGTCTTGGGATTCAAACAATTACCCCATAATGCCGGCGATCCCTTTGAGTCCGTCTGCTTTGCCTTTGGCGATAAAGTGCTTTGGATAGATAAAATAACCGGCATCAGTCAGTCGGAAATCTGGCTGGAAATCATCTCAGACGATATACCGGCGGCAAAAAAACACCTTGAACAAGCCGGTTGCAGCATCAGAAACGAGATCGAAGCGCTGCCCAATGATCTCAATGCTTTCTGGCTCAGCAGCCCGTCTAATATCATTCATTTAGTGACCGATAAATAACGCTATCACCATTCGTTAGCTCTCACTCCCGCCTGCCCGGCCCTATCCCGTACGGCTATTGTCCGCCCCTATATGCTGTATTTTTTTACAATTTTTAATTCTTCATATTCAATACGTTAGTAAATAAAACTTTCTGGTTTTCAAATAAAGCAAAAAAGTTTTAGCAAAACGAGTGAGATAGTCTACCGGCTGCCAACACTAACTAAGTGTTCCAACATGAACACAATTAAAACAGGAGAAATAGAATGCGTTGGCAAGTCAACAATAACAGCCCCAGACCCCGATACACGGTTACACCCTGCATCTTATATGTACATGAAAAGCCATTAGCAGTTCGCACCGGCTGATCAGGCAAGCGAATAACAACAACAGCTCATAGATGTAAGGGGGTGATATTCATCAAGCCTTTGTTAAGAAGTACAAGGCTTACACAGTGCCATATAAACACACAAACATAATATTTATTTCGATGCCGGACCATGCGCTTGAGACGCCGGATTCTGAGTATCGTCAGCTAATTTAAACTTGATTAAAGCAAGAGGAAACAACCATGACTTTTGAAGAAATTGAAATCGTAGATGCACCATCTGATGCCGAATTTTGGGGCGGTGTCGCCGGCGGCGTCGTGATCGGGGTAGCGGTTGGTTTACTGTTCGTTTCGTAACCACTGCACCACAACTACAACTTAATTTAACCAATTAACTTATTCATTTTAGAAGGAAAGTATTATGACTTTTTCAGAAATCGAAATCATTGAAGCACCAGTATCCGATACCTCAGCGGGTGTCGCCACAGGCATTGGTATCGGCTTAGCCCTCGTTGGACTTATGTTCATCAGTTAAGCAAAACACACTCTGGGGCCTTAGCGCAGTTTGCTCTGGTCCCTTAATTTTAGCTAACAGCACATAAATTAAGGGGGACGGTTTGAACTTAGCATTAAAGAAATCCATTAACTTTTATCCGCTCGAACAAGGCATATACCATGTCTACGATGCCTCAACTTCCCGGCATTTCAAATTAGGCGAGCAGGAAGTTAACTGGCTTAAACTACTCGACGGCAAAACACCGGTTGAAGCCTTAAGGGGCCTTATTCCGCTGGAGTACTTCGATAAATTTATCAAGACAGTTCAGCACCTGGATTTACTCGAAGGGGAAAGTAAAAAAGAGCCGTTTTCACCGCTTAAAATCAAGGTGTTTAACCTCGACCCCTCCAGGTTTATCGACAACAGCGGCAAGTTTGCCCTTTATTTCAGCCACTTTCTTAACTGGTGCAGCCTGCCGCTGCTGGTTATCAATGTACTTATGGTCGCCCTGCTGGTGCCCCAGGTACAAAACATCCGGGAAACCCTGACCTTTGACACCTTTACCGTAATTTTTTACTTTTTTGCCATTTTAGTCACAGGCATAGTACACGAAGGCGCCCATGCCCTGGTGGCAAAATCCTTTAATGTCAAAGTGCCCCAGGTCGGCATGATGCTGTTTT
Protein-coding sequences here:
- a CDS encoding VOC family protein, coding for MKVAFTPGKNIAIKTPAHEYAAVVHFYQEVLGFKQLPHNAGDPFESVCFAFGDKVLWIDKITGISQSEIWLEIISDDIPAAKKHLEQAGCSIRNEIEALPNDLNAFWLSSPSNIIHLVTDK
- a CDS encoding TonB-dependent receptor, with translation MFKSPLVIAISAALYQPLAFSFDNDLEHITVTSDFRQQSLAEVPVSVAVIDQQQIIDEGGQHFEEVINKVANLNFAGGTSRPKYFQIRGVGERSEYRGAPNSSVGFILDDIDMSGLGMAANMYDVGQVEVLRGPQGTRYGANALAGLIYIQSNAPTETFEHGVQTTLGDDDLQTYSGYSSGPVTEKLFYRAVFEQHKQNGYRDNKYLGRDDSNGIDEFTGKLKLRYLASDELTLDLTYLHADLDNGFDAWTLDNNGFDTLSDQPGVDNQQSNGLAVKARYTGFEQFVLTSITSMSDTDHQHAYDGDWANPEYWQSKPCVDYYDENGNGESDDMIGCTYDYLWDKRAERTSYSQEIRLSSNESGRLFNGSTDWLGGLYFSKLDEENDLDSSYNGWPDEVLDSEYQAENVAIFAQLDSELSRGYQLSAGLRFEHRSTDYDDSQGDEFSPSENMWGGHLALSKQLNNEHGAYARISKGYKAGGFNMGLPGELSRYKEFDTETLINYELGLKSQFAELGLSTNLAVFYMDRQDQQVNASQQNPDEPQRFIIYTANAASSTSYGVEFDLNWAINQQLSFDASIGYLNASYDDYAYQDKYGSEVDISDRELAHAPEYTYSAGLTYRADNGWFSHVSLSGKSDFYYSDSHDEKADGSNLVNARIGYEADQWAVYLWARNLTDEKYGTRGFYFGNEPDLDWANKKYVRYGAPRQLGITASYEF
- a CDS encoding daptide-type RiPP is translated as MTFEEIEIVDAPSDAEFWGGVAGGVVIGVAVGLLFVS